The stretch of DNA CATCAGAAATCTCGCCGACGATTTCTTCCATGATGTCTTCCATCGTGACGACGCCGGCAACCCCGCTGTATTCGTCAACTACGATCGCCAGCTGGATCTTCTTTTCCTGCATTTCATCGATGAGTGCGTCAATTCGCTGAGATTCGGGTACGTAAACTGCCGGCCGCGCCACGCTCTCCACGAACTCGTTCGCCATATTGGCTCCGTCCGCCACACTTCTGAGCAAATCCCGCGCGTAAAGAACCCCGATCACATCGTCAATTCCCGCACGAATAACTGGAAATCGGGAGTAGCCACATTGCATGATCAGATGAACTGCATCGTGCAGTGTGGTGTCGGCCGATATCGTGATCAGGTCAGTACGAGGAGTCATAATGGAGGAGACGTCCGTATCGTGCAGACTAAGCAAGCCGTGGATCATGCGGGAACCGCCGGTCCAGATCACGCCGTTCCGCTGCCCTTCATTAACAAGCGTTAGTATTTCGCCGGCAAGTTGGTGCCTCGGCTGTGCTCCAGGGTCCTCAAGACCTGCGGTGCGGTATACAAGTTGATCGATGCGGCCGGCGAGGTTCCAGACCGGACTCGTCAGCCGACGAGTCACTTCAAGAACTCCCCAGCAGCGGTACAGCAGTACTCCTCCAAGGGCCCCAGCGATGGAGCGGGGAAGTGCGATCCAAAACAGAAATACCAGCAGCGCGATGCCGGCCAGTCGTAATCCCCAGGCTACGACGACGAGTGGTTCCTGTGATGATGGCCATTGAAACGACTGAAATGCCGGCAGTTGAACGGCAAGCCAGCAGCCGCAGATGATGGTCAGAATCAAAAGGAACTCAAATATCAACAGCGACGACTGACGCATTGCCAGAATCTGTCCGACGCGGTTCGGGCGTTTACGATTCCGACACACCTGTTCCAGCTGATGCATTGAGTCAACTCGAAGAGCGAAACACATCAGAGACAGAAAAAAAATGAAAGCGACAAAAGAAAACGTCGGCAGTATCCTGAGCAGTCCGCTCACTCGAGAATATCCTGGGTTAATTCGGTAGACTGTATGGCCGTATCCGGATCTCGCGGGATTTTTGGGATTCCCAGTTGTTCGAGAATGAATGTTTCTCGTGCACGCATGATCTGTTGTTGCACGATTTCCTGGTCATCATAACCACAGACGTGCAGCATTCCATGAACGGAATACAGCGTTAACTCTGACTGCAGTTCCCATCCAAGTCGTGCGGCTTCCGATTCGGCGTATTCGACGCTCACCATAATTTCACCTTCAATGTGAGCCCCTGCTGCGCGTCTCTCCGCATCGCTTTTCGGAGAGTTGCGTGTCGGGTGTCTCCAGTCCAGCTGGAAGCTGATCACATCCGTGGGGAAATCGTGCTGAAGATATGCGTGATTGACTGCATGGATTGTCTTGTTGTCGACCAGGCTGAAACTCAGTACCGCCCCCGCAACGGACTCAATGTGGAGCGCCTGGACAACAGCGTGTCGCAGCACACTG from Fuerstiella sp. encodes:
- a CDS encoding hemolysin family protein encodes the protein MSGLLRILPTFSFVAFIFFLSLMCFALRVDSMHQLEQVCRNRKRPNRVGQILAMRQSSLLIFEFLLILTIICGCWLAVQLPAFQSFQWPSSQEPLVVVAWGLRLAGIALLVFLFWIALPRSIAGALGGVLLYRCWGVLEVTRRLTSPVWNLAGRIDQLVYRTAGLEDPGAQPRHQLAGEILTLVNEGQRNGVIWTGGSRMIHGLLSLHDTDVSSIMTPRTDLITISADTTLHDAVHLIMQCGYSRFPVIRAGIDDVIGVLYARDLLRSVADGANMANEFVESVARPAVYVPESQRIDALIDEMQEKKIQLAIVVDEYSGVAGVVTMEDIMEEIVGEISDEFDRDEPTLMHQKDGVIEADARVHIDDLNEHFLLGLPEGTDFDTLNGFLLSRFGRIPGQGETYQWRNLRLTVLEADERQLKRVRLEQLDSSVQFADSDASVRSRRRNVNG
- the ybeY gene encoding rRNA maturation RNase YbeY, producing the protein MTYEVDITATPQFLDVDLSVLRHAVVQALHIESVAGAVLSFSLVDNKTIHAVNHAYLQHDFPTDVISFQLDWRHPTRNSPKSDAERRAAGAHIEGEIMVSVEYAESEAARLGWELQSELTLYSVHGMLHVCGYDDQEIVQQQIMRARETFILEQLGIPKIPRDPDTAIQSTELTQDILE